A region of the Pseudarthrobacter phenanthrenivorans Sphe3 genome:
CTGCCAAGCGGCTCGACGCCGTGGCCGCCATGGGCTTCGACGTCATCTACATGCCGCCCATCCATCCCATCGGCGTGCAGCACCGCAAGGGCCCCAACAACACACTGATCGCCGGACCAAACGATCCAGGCTCGCCCTGGGCAATCGGTGCTGCCGAGGGCGGGCACGACGCCATCCATCCCGACCTCGGCACCTTCGAGGACTTTGACGCCTTCGTGGCCCGCGCCAATGAGCTTGGCCTGGAAGTTGCGCTGGACCTCGCGCTCCAGGCGGCTCCCGACCATCCCTGGGTACAGTCGCACCCGGAGTGGTTCACCACCCGCGTGGACGGCAGCATTGCCTATGCCGAGAATCCGCCCAAGAAGTACCAGGACATTTATCCGCTCAATTTCGATAATGATCCCGAAGGTCTTTCAAACGAAATTCTGCGGATTGTGCTGCTCTGGGTGAGCCACGGCGTAAAGATCTTCCGGGTGGATAACCCGCACACCAAGCCGGTTTGGTTCTGGGAATGGCTTATTGCACAGGTAAATAAGGAAGTTCCCGGCGTGGTGTTCCTGGCAGAGGCATTCACGCGCCCCGCCATGATGCACGCGCTGGGCCGGGCGGGGTTCCAGCAGTCCTACACCTACTTCACCTGGCGCAACACCAAGAAGGAAATCGAGTCTTACTTCAACGAGGTGAGCCACGAGTCAGCAGCCTTCTTCCGCCCCAACTTCTTTGTCAACACCCCGGACATCCTTACTGAATACCTGCAGTTTGGCGGCCCGGCGGCGTTCAGGATCAGGGCTGCCCTGGCAGCCACGGCCAGCCCCTTGTGGGGCGTCTATGCAGGCTACGAGCTGTATGAGCATGTGGCCCGGCCCGGCGCGGAGGAGTACATCGACAACGAAAAGTTCGAGTACAAGGAACGCGACTGGGACGCGGCAGCGCACTCCGGCCGCACCCTTGCCCCCTACATCACGCGGCTTAACGAGATCAGGCATGCCCACCCGGCGCTGCAGGACCTGCAGAACCTCACGGTCCACCACAGCACCGATGAAGCCACCGTGGTCTACTCCAAGCACAAGACGCTGCCGGACGGATCCAAGGACACGCTCATCGTGGTGGTCAACGTCGATCCGCACGCAACCCGGGAGTGCACAGTGTCGCTCGACCTGGCAGCCCTTGAGCTGGACCCCCAGGACCTGACGCACAACGGGGGCTTCCACGTGGAGGACCTCATCTCCGGTGAAAGCTGGGAATGGGGCGAGTACAACTACGTCCGGCTGGACCCGCACGTAGAGCCCGCCCACATCCTGAGCGTGAGGAGAACGCATCAGTGAATTTCAACCCGCAGGGCTCCGGCCAGCACTTCACCCCAAAAAGCACGTTCGAGCTAAACGCTCCGGGCCTCCAGCACGATCCGCTCTGGTACCGAAAGGCCGTGTTTTACGAAGTACTTGTACGAGCTTTCGCGGACGCCAACGGTGACGGCTCCGGAGACTTCTCCGGCCTCATCGACAGGCTTGACTACCTGCAGTGGCTGGGCGTGGACTGCCTCTGGCTGCCGCCGTTCTTCCAGTCACCGCTGCGTGACGGCGGCTACGACATCTCCGACTACAACTCCGTCCTGGACGAATTCGGCACCATCAGCGACTTCAAGCGGCTGGTTGCCGAGGCGCATGCACGGGGAGTCCGGGTGATCATCGACCTGCCCCTGAACCACACCTCGGACCAGCACCCCTGGTTCCAGGAGTCCCGCAAGGACCCGGATGGGCCCTTCGGCGACTTCTACGTCTGGAGCGATACGGACGAGAAGTACCAGGACGCGCGCATCATCTTCGTGGACACCGAGGAATCGAACTGGACGTTCGATCCCATCCGGCGCCAGTTTTTCTGGCACCGCTTCTTCAGCCACCAGCCGGACCTGAACTTCGAAAACCCGAAGGTTATCGAGGCGCTGTTCGACGTGGTCCGGTTCTGGCTGGACCAGGGCATAGATGGGTTCCGCGCGGACGCCATCCCGTACCTCTACGAGGAGGAGGGCACCAACTGCGAGAACCTTCCGGCTACCCACGAGTTCCTCCGACGGCTCCGCACCATGGTGGACGAAAGCTACCCCGGGCGAGTCATAATCGCTGAGGCCAACCAGCCGCCCAACGAAGTGGTGGAGTACTTCGGTACCGAAGACGAACCCGAATGCCATATGGCCTTCCACTTCCCGATCATGCCGCGCCTTTACTATGCGCTCCGGGACCAGAAAGCCGCCCCCATCATCGAGACCATGCACGACACTCCGGAAAT
Encoded here:
- a CDS encoding alpha-1,4-glucan--maltose-1-phosphate maltosyltransferase — translated: MQLSKGHITDGLRFGRFPITAVQPVVEGGKFPAKALPGEGIVVGATAFREGHDQLGVSAVLFDPDGNERQRVRLAPPRGERGMGTDRWEGVLTPSDTGNWSFAIEAWHDRYGTWHHNAEVKVEAGIDVELMLAEGSALLGEAAEDESRSEWDRGVLRAAAGRLADTSLSTEERLGAGFGHDVAGVVGHQPIRELVTVSEKFPLNVERDRAGRGAWYEFFPRSEGAVKDHATGAWTSGNFRTAAKRLDAVAAMGFDVIYMPPIHPIGVQHRKGPNNTLIAGPNDPGSPWAIGAAEGGHDAIHPDLGTFEDFDAFVARANELGLEVALDLALQAAPDHPWVQSHPEWFTTRVDGSIAYAENPPKKYQDIYPLNFDNDPEGLSNEILRIVLLWVSHGVKIFRVDNPHTKPVWFWEWLIAQVNKEVPGVVFLAEAFTRPAMMHALGRAGFQQSYTYFTWRNTKKEIESYFNEVSHESAAFFRPNFFVNTPDILTEYLQFGGPAAFRIRAALAATASPLWGVYAGYELYEHVARPGAEEYIDNEKFEYKERDWDAAAHSGRTLAPYITRLNEIRHAHPALQDLQNLTVHHSTDEATVVYSKHKTLPDGSKDTLIVVVNVDPHATRECTVSLDLAALELDPQDLTHNGGFHVEDLISGESWEWGEYNYVRLDPHVEPAHILSVRRTHQ
- the treS gene encoding maltose alpha-D-glucosyltransferase, producing the protein MNFNPQGSGQHFTPKSTFELNAPGLQHDPLWYRKAVFYEVLVRAFADANGDGSGDFSGLIDRLDYLQWLGVDCLWLPPFFQSPLRDGGYDISDYNSVLDEFGTISDFKRLVAEAHARGVRVIIDLPLNHTSDQHPWFQESRKDPDGPFGDFYVWSDTDEKYQDARIIFVDTEESNWTFDPIRRQFFWHRFFSHQPDLNFENPKVIEALFDVVRFWLDQGIDGFRADAIPYLYEEEGTNCENLPATHEFLRRLRTMVDESYPGRVIIAEANQPPNEVVEYFGTEDEPECHMAFHFPIMPRLYYALRDQKAAPIIETMHDTPEIPDGAQWGTFLRNHDELTLEMVTADERAAMLGWYAPDPRMRANIGIRRRLAPLLDNSRAEIELINALLLSLPGSPFLYYGDEIGMGDNIWLEDRDAVRTPMQWNPDRNAGFSNADPGKLYLPPIQSLVYNYGMANVEAEAAHSGSLLRWTRQILSVRKNHPAFGLGGFKHVDADHDAVLAYLRELPDGNSAGADSETILCAFNLSQHPVAAQLKVPQYAGRGLRDVFGGQPFPGINEDGNLTLTLGSHDFFWLRIRSAGSNPSSPYTQAMPILSIEN